The following DNA comes from candidate division KSB1 bacterium.
GTCATATACCATTCGAAGCCATTGCGGATTATTACGACCCGCAAACGGGCTACAAACGCATAGAAGATGACAAAGTAATGATCTTTTGATGAGGCATCCATGAAAGTGCTTCTTGGCGTTCTCCGCTTAACAGGTCAAGAATTCGCCCAGCGCGACGCGCATAAGATTCGCGGCTATATTGGCCGCTTGTGGGAAGAATACGATCTCTTGCACAATCACGGCGGCGACGGATGCTTGCAATATCGCTATCCCCTCGTGCAATACAAAGTGCTGCAACGCATCCCTCACATCATTGGACTGGGCGAAGGCGCGCCGCTGCTGGCAAAAATCTTTCTCGAATTAAAAAATCTCAGAATTGGCGGCCAAGTTTATGAGAATCTTCACCAGGAGTTGAGTCATTACGAAACGGAATTTGGCGACGCCGATGAGCCTGTCAGCTATCAGTTCGTCACACCCTGGCTGGCGCTCAATCAGGAAAACTATCACAAATTTCGCCGCTACGGACTTGAGTTAAACAAACCCGCTGTGGTGCAGCACGAGGTGCAATTGGATATGCTACAAAGCATTCTGGTCAACAACATCATTGCCATTGCCAAATCGCTCAAATATACGCTCCAACAACGGCACAAGCCGCAAGTCGTTGTGGAGCCTTGCGAAGTGCAATTCAAAAACCAGCCGATGGTGGCGTTTAAGGGTTTTTTTCAAATCAATTTTCATTTGCCGGATCTGATCGGTCTCGGCAAATCGCCCGCGCGCGGATTTGGCACAGTGAAAAGATTTCTATCAGAGACATGACGAGCCGTTCCAGATGTGCGGTTCCAATTTCATTAAAACAAAAGTTAAACCCAGCAAAGAACAAGCCTTACGTTTTACGCCTCACGCTTTACGAACCATGCAACTCGTCCTCAACACCCCTGGCGCTTACTTGCGCATCCGTGACGGCTGCTTTCACATCAAAGTCGAAGATGAAAGCAAGCTCCTCTCGCCCAAGAAAGTCGAGAGCATCCTCATCAGCTCGGCGGTGAAGCTCAGCTCTGCGGCTTTGCAAATGGCCGTCGAACACAACATCGACGTTGTCTTCCTCGACAAACATGGCAACCCCTTTGGCCGGCTTTGGCACGCCAAGCTCGGCTCCACCACTCGCATCCGCCGCGGCCAGCTTGTTGCCAGCACCAGCGCGGAGGGACTCGCTTACGCTTTGCGCTGGGTGCAGCAAAAACTCGAAAATCAAATTGAGTTTCTCACCACGCTGGCCAACAAGCGCCCGGGCAAGCAGGAACAGCTCGGCGTTTATATCAGCCAGATTCAAGTCATTAGAGACAAGCTGACGGATTTCGATATCAAGAGCATGAATGCCGCCGACGCGCTGCGCGGACTCGAAGGCACCGCCGGCCGTATCTACTTCGAAGCCCTCAGCTTCATCCAGCCGGAACAATTTCCCTTTCAAGGCCGTTCACGACAGCCGGCCAAAGACGAGTTCAATTGCATTCTCAACTATTGCTACGGCGTGCTCTATGGCCTGGTCGAACGCGCCTGTATGCTCTCCGGCCTCGAGCCTTATCTCGGCTTCTTTCACGCCGACAACTACAACAAAAAGTCGCTGGTCTTCGATCTCATTGAGCCGTATCGCATCTGGGCCGAAGAAACCACCGTCTATCTCTTCAGCCAGCGCCAGGTGAAAAAAGAGCTGTTCGACAAAATCCAAAACGGCCTCACGCTCAACAAGGAAGGCAAGCAGGTGGTGATCGCGGCATTCAACGAGCGCCTCGATACCGCGATTCGTCACAAAGGCCGCAACATCACCCGGCGCAACATCATTCAATTCGACTGCCAGACCTTCGCGCAAGAGCTGCTGAAGATCGATCTGGAGCGCGAGCCGGAAACGGAATAAATCCGGCGTAATGGAGTGTTGGATCGATGGATCGATGTAAATCCCAACACTCCATTACTCCCGAGATGGAGATATAATACCCATCATACTCCCTCGGTTGAGTTTTAAAGATTTAACTGCTGTTGATTGATTTCGATTTTGGCTTTTCCGTTTTGCTTGATGGACACGACAGCAGCA
Coding sequences within:
- a CDS encoding CRISPR-associated endonuclease Cas6; this encodes MKVLLGVLRLTGQEFAQRDAHKIRGYIGRLWEEYDLLHNHGGDGCLQYRYPLVQYKVLQRIPHIIGLGEGAPLLAKIFLELKNLRIGGQVYENLHQELSHYETEFGDADEPVSYQFVTPWLALNQENYHKFRRYGLELNKPAVVQHEVQLDMLQSILVNNIIAIAKSLKYTLQQRHKPQVVVEPCEVQFKNQPMVAFKGFFQINFHLPDLIGLGKSPARGFGTVKRFLSET
- the cas1 gene encoding CRISPR-associated endonuclease Cas1, yielding MQLVLNTPGAYLRIRDGCFHIKVEDESKLLSPKKVESILISSAVKLSSAALQMAVEHNIDVVFLDKHGNPFGRLWHAKLGSTTRIRRGQLVASTSAEGLAYALRWVQQKLENQIEFLTTLANKRPGKQEQLGVYISQIQVIRDKLTDFDIKSMNAADALRGLEGTAGRIYFEALSFIQPEQFPFQGRSRQPAKDEFNCILNYCYGVLYGLVERACMLSGLEPYLGFFHADNYNKKSLVFDLIEPYRIWAEETTVYLFSQRQVKKELFDKIQNGLTLNKEGKQVVIAAFNERLDTAIRHKGRNITRRNIIQFDCQTFAQELLKIDLEREPETE